The Mytilus galloprovincialis chromosome 2, xbMytGall1.hap1.1, whole genome shotgun sequence genome has a window encoding:
- the LOC143064245 gene encoding heat shock 70 kDa protein 12A-like — protein MEGTLKRRISFFTGYQDKWFVLADDGNIKQFERQPTETNQKPKWTMNIILADVTTKDDGIRFVVTASNGRTLKLKAPNTEEREKWIKLFKIINEKHFPLIYSKKEDKGGFGPKAEEQKNVVHSEVSSAEKRSQELFRNMSLKPKRNYTMVAAIDFGSAYSGTAFSSKSDFTRNPLHIYVMEGVGKISTMSTKIPTVLLLNPDKKFEAFGNEAETKYARLTINDPQYANQCYYFTRFKMQLYNNRNLKKSLTIKDISGKKEMKAVDVFAACIEYLKNATFTRAKEQIPSLEEEDIHWVLTVPAIWTEAARQFMIDAAEKSGIYEDNLTLALEPEAAALCCRSLEIEKKDKGQSPQLGSFSPGSRFLVVDLGGGTVDITANEVMTTGQIKEIHSASGGPWGGNMINTKMWSLLREIFGTEVVSTFSLNNRDDYLDLVRDIERQKRSFNSDSKCTIELPSSLIIEVKKSNPDMVAEKYKGKAEIKKNKLQIIPEVLKSIFKESIDKIIGYVQKLLNEPETSKVKSILLVGGYASCGLLVHAIKEHFNHLTVICPLQPDVIVLKGAVIMGHMETPVVGRMAKYHYGIALAGGEQKSNFDGSHTSFPTSPQEFYTIIPKGSPIQVNEVVTEYDFPIDVYQEEANIQIYASEDKQAPKLISEESCRKIGHIRIKLPRFRRTTKLRIVISNDETEFKVVAREEHTGKCFVGVCRFLD, from the exons CTTGCAGATGTAACCACGAAGGATGATGGTATTCGTTTTGTTGTTACCGCAAGTAATGGTCGAACCCTCAAATTGAAAG cACCAAATACAGAGGAAAGAGAAAAATGGATAAAGTTGTTCAagataataaacgaaaaacatttTCCC ttaatttactcaaaaaaagaagacaaaggAGGTTTCGGACCTAAAGCTGAAG AACAAAAAAATGTTGTACATTCAGAAGTTTCTTCTGCTGAAAAGAGAAGCCAGGAACTTTTCAGGAATATGTCATTGAAGCCAAAAAG AAATTACACCATGGTTGCAGCTATTGACTTTGGATCAGCATATTCTGGTACTGCATTTTCCTCTAAGTCTGATTTTACAAGAAACCCTCTACATATATATGTAATGGAAGGGGTTGGAAAAATCAGTACTATGTCAACAAAAATTCCAACTGTTCTGCTTTTGAACCCGGATAAAAAGTTTGAGGCTTTTGGTAATGAAGCCGAAACAAAGTATGCCAGACTTACGATAAATGACCCACAGTATGCAAATCAGTGTTATTACTTCACTCGATTCAAGATGCAACTTTACAACAATAGG AATTTGAAGAAATCGTTGACTATAAAAGATATCAGTggtaaaaaagaaatgaaagcaGTCGATGTGTTTGCTGCTTgcattgaatatttgaaaaacgcGACCTTCACAAGAGCAAAGGAGCAAATTCCAAGTCTCGAGGAAGAGGACATTCACTGGGTGCTTACGGTACCAGCAATATGGACAGAAGCTGCACGACAGTTTATGATAGATGCTGCTGAAAAG aGTGGAATTTACGAAGACAATCTAACACTCGCATTAGAGCCAGAAGCTGCTGCTTTATGCTGTAGAAGCTTGGAGATAGAAAAGAAAGATAAAGGTCAAAGCCCACAACTTGGTTCTTTTAGTCCTGGGTCACGTTTTCTGGTCGTAGATCTTGGAG GTGGCACTGTTGATATAACAGCAAATGAAGTCATGACAACAGGTCAGATAAAGGAAATACACAGTGCTTCTGGGGGTCCTTGGGGAGGAAATATGATAAACACTAAAATGTGGAGTCTTCTTAGAGAAATTTTTGGCACCGAAGTAGTTAGTACCTTTTCTTTGAATAATAGAGATGATTATCTAGATTTGGTAAGAGATATCGAACGTCAAAAGAGGTCATTTAATAGCGATTCAAAATGCACGATTGAACTACCAAGCTCACTGATAATTGAAGTTAAAAAGTCAAATCCAGATATGGTTGCAGAGAAATATAAAGGCAAagccgaaataaaaaaaaacaaacttcagATTATTCCAGAGGtattaaaatcaatttttaaagaaaGTATCGACAAAATTATTGGCTATGTACAAAAGTTACTGAATGAACCCGAAACATCCAAAGTGAAAAGCATTCTTTTAGTTGGTGGATATGCATCTTGTGGCCTTCTCGTGCATGCAATAAAAGAGCACTTCAACCATTTAACAGTAATATGTCCATTGCAACCTGATGTTATTGTCTTGAAGGGAGCGGTAATCATGGGTCACATGGAAACTCCTGTTGTCGGTAGAATGGCCAAATATCATTATGGTATAGCACTTGCTGGTGGAGAACAAAAGTCGAACTTCGATGGCTCACATACGTCATTTCCAACTTCACCACAAGAATTTTATACAATTATTCCCAAAGGCTCTCCTATACAAGTAAATGAGGTAGTAACCGAATATGATTTCCCGATTGATGTTTATCAAGAAGAAGCTAACATTCAAATATATGCATCAGAAGACAAACAGGCACCTAAGCTTATCTCAGAAGAATCTTGCAGAAAAATTGGTCACATTCGTATCAAACTTCCCCGATTTCGGCGTACAACCAAACTGAGAATAGTGATATCAAATGACGAGACTGAATTCAAAGTAGTGGCTAGAGAAGAACACACTGGAAAGTGTTTTGTAGGAGTATGTAGGTTTCTTGATTGA
- the LOC143062381 gene encoding uncharacterized protein LOC143062381 isoform X2, whose protein sequence is MLLVIIYLFIGVNGNVKCWPEAMSTGEKTSQFCADLNGTLLYMTTGFQESLMHMFRASQLTANKDEVLTWTKHRVNKQRYDEGKTYFSEFPHSDDVQSVDESTLCIYAIFYLTNDTVGWVPLDCNDNLKTMGCCHFGMICPDCVNATLYEEAVTWYTAENYCAKEGGSLVNLTHSNGIYKSFEKTAWISSGLTKFWTGHYASGNIVENFEISKMDYFDEVVNNQTGCVYLIVKRQNKSFPKYQLATDSCNGATYGFICMKPTTIAGNYMQKEEAVQSTDNEDRITLSYSYNSNDQATSHGDNADDHLAATVTGKTFAVVACIVVTVAGVAVIGSIIIKIMKITQHGDSSCAINDSHYGEDVSLSKFKPVVCGIINKNNFINRPPESFQLRRIAVSERHCSYVPHMYHLEYIENPSYSSFDF, encoded by the exons ATGCTGTTGGTTATCATCTATCTTTTTATCG GTGTAAACGGAAATGTTAAATGTTGGCCAGAAGCTATGTCAACCGGTGAAAAGACAAGTCAGTTTTGCGCTGATTTAAATGGTACTCTTCTGTACATGACAACTGGTTTTCAGGAATCCCTTATGCATATGTTTAGAGCAAGTCAACTTACAGCGAACAAGGA TGAAGTATTAACATGGACTAAGCATCGTGTCAATAAACAGCGTTATGACGAAGGAAAAACATACTTCAGCGAATTTCCACATAGTGATGACGTTCAATCTGTTGACGAATCTACCCTCTGTATTTATGCTATTTTTTATCTAACCAATGACACAGTTGGATGGGTTCCGTTAGATTGTAATGACAACTTGAAAACCATGGGTTGTTGTCATTTTGGTATGATATGTCCGg ACTGTGTGAATGCTACATTGTATGAAGAAGCGGTTACATGGTACACAGCAGAAAACTATTGTGCAAAAGAAGGAGGGAGTTTAGTAAACCTTACTCATTCGAATGGCATATATAAAAGTTTTGAGAAAACAGCATGGATTTCATCAGG GCTAACTAAGTTTTGGACTGGTCATTATGCATCAGGGAATATTGTCGAAAATTTTGAGATTTCAAAGATGGATTATTTTGATGAAGTGGTAAATAATCAAACAGGTTGTGTTTACCTTAttgtaaaaagacaaaataaaagctTCCCTAAATACCAATTGGCAACAGATTCGTGCAATGGAGCTACGTATGGATTTATATGCATGAAACCCACAA caATAGCTGGTAATTATATGCAAAAAGAAGAAGCTGTACAAT CAACAGATAATGAGGATAGAATAACTTTAAGTTATTCATATAACAGTAATGACCAAGCAACATCCCATGGAGATAATGCTGATGATCATCTTGCTGCAACTGTGACTG GAAAAACATTTGCTGTTGTTGCATGCATTGTCGTAACCGTGGCCGGTGTGGCGGTTATAGGATCAATTATCATTAAAATCATGAAGATAACACAACATGGT GACAGTTCTTGTGCGATAAATGACTCACACTATGGGGAAGATGTTTCCTTATCAAAATTTAAACCTGTAGTTTGCggaattataaataaaaacaattttatcaaTAGGCCTCCGGAAAGCTTCCAGCTGAGAAGAATTGCTGTCTCTGAAAGACATTGTAGCTATGTACCCCATATGTATCACCTAGAATACATTGAAAATCCATCATATAGCAGCTTTGATTTTTGA
- the LOC143062381 gene encoding uncharacterized protein LOC143062381 isoform X1: MLLVIIYLFIGVNGNVKCWPEAMSTGEKTSQFCADLNGTLLYMTTGFQESLMHMFRASQLTANKDEVLTWTKHRVNKQRYDEGKTYFSEFPHSDDVQSVDESTLCIYAIFYLTNDTVGWVPLDCNDNLKTMGCCHFGMICPDCVNATLYEEAVTWYTAENYCAKEGGSLVNLTHSNGIYKSFEKTAWISSGLTKFWTGHYASGNIVENFEISKMDYFDEVVNNQTGCVYLIVKRQNKSFPKYQLATDSCNGATYGFICMKPTNEFYFDRIEKMILDSNVLKYDGQSYTITECQDQCIEMIKNGFACNGFGYNRANSSCRFTELRFPSVIQQYVWQFSSDWDTVDRTLVHAIAGNYMQKEEAVQSTDNEDRITLSYSYNSNDQATSHGDNADDHLAATVTGKTFAVVACIVVTVAGVAVIGSIIIKIMKITQHGDSSCAINDSHYGEDVSLSKFKPVVCGIINKNNFINRPPESFQLRRIAVSERHCSYVPHMYHLEYIENPSYSSFDF, encoded by the exons ATGCTGTTGGTTATCATCTATCTTTTTATCG GTGTAAACGGAAATGTTAAATGTTGGCCAGAAGCTATGTCAACCGGTGAAAAGACAAGTCAGTTTTGCGCTGATTTAAATGGTACTCTTCTGTACATGACAACTGGTTTTCAGGAATCCCTTATGCATATGTTTAGAGCAAGTCAACTTACAGCGAACAAGGA TGAAGTATTAACATGGACTAAGCATCGTGTCAATAAACAGCGTTATGACGAAGGAAAAACATACTTCAGCGAATTTCCACATAGTGATGACGTTCAATCTGTTGACGAATCTACCCTCTGTATTTATGCTATTTTTTATCTAACCAATGACACAGTTGGATGGGTTCCGTTAGATTGTAATGACAACTTGAAAACCATGGGTTGTTGTCATTTTGGTATGATATGTCCGg ACTGTGTGAATGCTACATTGTATGAAGAAGCGGTTACATGGTACACAGCAGAAAACTATTGTGCAAAAGAAGGAGGGAGTTTAGTAAACCTTACTCATTCGAATGGCATATATAAAAGTTTTGAGAAAACAGCATGGATTTCATCAGG GCTAACTAAGTTTTGGACTGGTCATTATGCATCAGGGAATATTGTCGAAAATTTTGAGATTTCAAAGATGGATTATTTTGATGAAGTGGTAAATAATCAAACAGGTTGTGTTTACCTTAttgtaaaaagacaaaataaaagctTCCCTAAATACCAATTGGCAACAGATTCGTGCAATGGAGCTACGTATGGATTTATATGCATGAAACCCACAA ATGAGTTTTATTTTGATAGAATAGAAAAAATGATTTTAGACAGCAATGTTCTCAAATACGATGGTCAGTCCTATACTATAACGGAGTGTCAGGATCAGTGCATTGAAATGATAAAGAATGGTTTTGCATGTAATGGCTTTGGTTATAATAGAGCAAATTCGAGCTGCCGTTTTACGGAATTAAGGTTCCCTAGCGTAATTCAGCAATATGTCTGGCAATTTAGCTCCGATTGGGATACTGTTGATCGTACCTTAGTACATG caATAGCTGGTAATTATATGCAAAAAGAAGAAGCTGTACAAT CAACAGATAATGAGGATAGAATAACTTTAAGTTATTCATATAACAGTAATGACCAAGCAACATCCCATGGAGATAATGCTGATGATCATCTTGCTGCAACTGTGACTG GAAAAACATTTGCTGTTGTTGCATGCATTGTCGTAACCGTGGCCGGTGTGGCGGTTATAGGATCAATTATCATTAAAATCATGAAGATAACACAACATGGT GACAGTTCTTGTGCGATAAATGACTCACACTATGGGGAAGATGTTTCCTTATCAAAATTTAAACCTGTAGTTTGCggaattataaataaaaacaattttatcaaTAGGCCTCCGGAAAGCTTCCAGCTGAGAAGAATTGCTGTCTCTGAAAGACATTGTAGCTATGTACCCCATATGTATCACCTAGAATACATTGAAAATCCATCATATAGCAGCTTTGATTTTTGA